From the genome of Populus trichocarpa isolate Nisqually-1 chromosome 15, P.trichocarpa_v4.1, whole genome shotgun sequence, one region includes:
- the LOC7462519 gene encoding pentatricopeptide repeat-containing protein At4g21065, with product MIINYLCRLKSNLKALQLGSFRSRISTINTVSISKEETVISFLKNCSCMKDLKQIHARVIQLGFEQNRFVVGKVIVFCAAAEHGDMNYAVSVFEKIGDPDAFIFNTMIRGFGKANDPRKAFDYYKRMQERGLVSDSFTFSFLLKVCGQLGLVLLGRLMHCSTLKRGLNSHVFVRNTLVHMYGTFKDIEASRQLFEEIPNPELVAWNIIIDCHVSCGKFNEALEMFSRMLKFGIEPDEATFVVILSACSALGALDFGRWVHSCISNIGHGCITEVNNSLLDMYAKCGALQEAFEIFNGMNKKNTVTWNTMILGLASHGYANEALALFSNMLEQKLWAPDDITFLVVLSACSHGGMVDKGWRFFDIMKKEYHIQPTIKHYGCMVDILGRAGFVEEAYRLISNMPMQCNAIVWRTLLAACRLHGNVELGKQVRKQLLELEPDHSSDYVLLANTYASAGRWNEAMRVRKTMHKRGVQKPEPGNSVVGRHPSLRYYSANCTVDALAK from the exons ATGATCATTAACTACCTTTGCCGCTTAAAATCGAACTTGAAGGCCCTGCAATTGGGTTCCTTTCGTTCACGTATTTCAACCATAAATACTGTTTCCATATCAAAGGAAGAAACTGTCATATCCTTTTTGAAGAACTGCTCTTGTATGAAAGATTTGAAGCAAATTCATGCCCGTGTAATCCAACTTGGCTTTGAGCAGAACCGTTTTGTTGTAGGCAAGGTCATTGTGTTTTGTGCTGCTGCAGAGCATGGAGATATGAACTATGCTGTTTCAGTTTTTGAAAAGATTGGTGACCCggatgcttttatttttaatacgaTGATTAGGGGTTTTGGCAAGGCTAATGACCCTCGAAAAGCTTTTGATTACTATAAAAGGATGCAAGAGAGAGGTTTAGTGTCAGACAGCTTCACTTTCTCATTCTTGCTTAAGGTTTGTGGCCAGTTAGGGTTGGTTTTGTTGGGGAGACTAATGCATTGCAGTACATTGAAACGTGGGCTTAATTCACATGTCTTTGTTAGGAACACTCTTGTTCATATGTATGGCACGTTTAAGGATATAGAAGCATCCCGCCAACTGTTTGAAGAAATTCCCAACCCAGAATTAGTGGCATGGAATATTATAATTGATTGCCATGTCTCTTGTGGTAAGTTCAATGAAGCACTTGAAATGTTCTCAAGGATGTTGAAATTCGGCATAGAGCCTGACGAGGCCACATTCGTTGTGATCCTCTCCGCATGTTCTGCATTGGGTGCGTTAGATTTTGGGAGATGGGTTCATTCTTGTATTAGCAATATTGGTCATGGGTGTATTACAGAGGTTAATAATTCACTCCTTGATATGTATGCGAAGTGTGGAGCACTTCAAGAAGCGTTTGAGATATTCAATGGGATGAACAAGAAGAATACAGTAACATGGAATACGATGATTTTGGGACTAGCAAGTCATGGCTATGCAAATGAGGCATTGGCTCTCTTTTCCAATATGCTAGAACAAAAGCTCTGGGCACCAGATGATATTACTTTCTTGGTGGTTTTGTCTGCTTGCAGCCATGGAGGGATGGTTGATAAAGGATGgagattttttgatattatgaaGAAAGAGTACCATATCCAACCAACAATAAAGCACTATGGGTGCATGGTGGATATTTTGGGTCGAGCTGGTTTCGTTGAGGAGGCTTATCGATTAATAAGTAATATGCCAATGCAGTGCAATGCCATTGTGTGGAGAACATTGTTGGCTGCTTGTAGGTTGCACGGAAATGTTGAACTTGGGAAGCAGGTTAGGAAACAGCTTTTGGAATTGGAACCAGATCACAGCAGTGACTATGTTCTTCTTGCAAACACGTATGCAAGTGCAGGACGGTGGAATGAAGCTATGAGAGTGAGAAAAACAATGCACAAGAGGGGAGTTCAGAAACCTGAACCTGGTAATAGCGTTGTGGGCAGGCATCCCAGTTTGAG ATACTATTCAGCTAATTGCACTGTTGATGCTCTTGCTAAATAG
- the LOC18105568 gene encoding glutamine synthetase nodule isozyme: MSLLTDLINLNLSDTTDKIIAEYIWIGGSGMDLRSKARTLDGAVSDPQKLPKWNYDGSSTGQAPGEDSEVILYPQAIFKDPFRRGNNILVMCDAYTPAGEPIPTNKRHSAAKIFSHPDVVAEVPWYGLEQEYTLLQKDLKWPLGWPVGGYPGPQGPYYCGAGADKAFGRDIVDSHYKACLYAGINISGINGEVMPGQWEFQVGPSVGISAGDELWVARYILERITEIAGVVVSFDPKPIPGDWNGAGAHTNYSTKSMRNDGGFEIIKKAIGKLQLRHKEHIAAYGEGNERRLTGRHETADIHTFSWGVANRGASVRVGRDTEKEGKGYFEDRRPASNMDPYIVTSMIAETTILWKP, from the exons ATGTCTCTCTTAACTGATCTCATCAACTTGAACCTCTCGGATACCACTGACAAGATCATTGCAGAATACATATG GATCGGTGGTTCTGGTATGGACCTTAGAAGCAAAGCCAGG ACACTCGATGGAGCGGTGAGTGATCCTCAAAAGCTTCCAAAATGGAACTATGACGGTTCAAGCACTGGCCAAGCTCCTGGAGAAGACAGTGAAGTCATCTTATA CCCACAAGCAATCTTCAAGGATCCATTTAGAAGGGGCAACAACATCCTA GTGATGTGTGATGCTTACACCCCAGCTGGAGAGCCAATCCCAACTAACAAGAGACACAGCGCAGCAAAGATTTTCAGCCATCCTGATGTTGTTGCTGAGGTGCCCTG GTATGGTTTAGAGCAAGAATACACCTTGCTGCAAAAGGATTTAAAATGGCCACTTGGGTGGCCTGTTGGTGGCTATCCTGGACCTCAG GGCCCTTACTATTGTGGTGCTGGTGCTGATAAGGCTTTTGGCCGTGATATTGTTGACTCTCATTATAAGGCATGTCTTTATGCTGGGATCAACATTTCTGGCATTAATGGAGAAGTGATGCCTGGCCAG TGGGAATTCCAAGTTGGCCCTTCTGTTGGCATCTCTGCTGGAGATGAGTTGTGGGTTGCCCGTTACATTCTTGAG AGGATCACTGAAATTGCTGGAGTGGTCGTTTCCTTTGACCCAAAACCTATTCCG GGTGACTGGAATGGAGCTGGTGCTCACACAAACTACAG CACCAAGTCCATGAGAAATGATGGAGGGTTTGAAATTATCAAGAAGGCCATTGGAAAACTTCAACTGAGGCACAAGGAGCACATTGCTGCTTACGGAGAAGGCAATGAGCGTCGTCTGACTGGTCGTCATGAAACAGCTGACATCCACACCTTCTCATGG GGAGTGGCGAATCGTGGCGCTTCAGTAAGAGTTGGCAGGGATACAGAGAAAGAAGGGAAAGGTTACTTCGAGGATAGAAGGCCTGCTTCCAATATGGATCCTTACATTGTGACCTCCATGATCGCAGAGACAACCATCCTCTGGAAACCATAA